From the Bubalus kerabau isolate K-KA32 ecotype Philippines breed swamp buffalo chromosome 2, PCC_UOA_SB_1v2, whole genome shotgun sequence genome, one window contains:
- the LOC129643434 gene encoding olfactory receptor 5K1, with protein MAKENHTIKNEFILTGFTDHPELKTLLFVVFLTVFLITMVGNLGLVILISKEHHLHTPMYIFLGNLALVDSCCACAVTPKMLRNFFSKNRMISFYACMAQFYFLCTVETADCFLLAAMAYDRYVAICKPLQYHTMMSKKLCIQMTTGAYIAGNLHSMIHVGLLFRLNFCGSNHVNHFYCDILPLYRLSCVDPYVNELVLFIFSGSIQVFTIGSVLISYLYILLSIFKMKSKNGRVKAFSTCASHFLSVSLFYGSLFFMYIRPNLLEEGDKDIPAAILFTEVVPLLNPFIYSLRNKEVITILRKILKKEKSQKSLKQMTSTIH; from the coding sequence ATGGCTAAAGAAAATCATACCATAAAAAATGAGTTTATCCTCACAGGATTTACAGATCACCCAGAGCTGAAGACTCTTCTGTTTGTTGTGTTTCTTACCGTCTTTCTGATCACCATGGTGGGCAACCTTGGCCTGGTGATACTGATTTCAAAAGAGCATCATCTTCACACACCGATGTATATCTTTCTGGGAAACCTCGCTCTTGTGGATTCTTGCTGTGCCTGTGCTGTGACTCCTAAGATGTTAAGgaacttcttttctaaaaacagaatgATTTCCTTCTATGCATGCATggcacaattttattttctttgtactgTTGAGACTGCAGATTGCTTTCTCCTGGCAgcaatggcctatgaccgctatgtggccatctgcaaaccacTGCAGTACCACACCATGATGTCaaagaaactctgcattcagatgaccACAGGGGCATACATAGCTGGAAACCTGCATTCCATGATTCATGTAGGTCTTCTATTTAGGTTAAATTTCTGTGGATCAAATCACGTCAACCACTTTTACTGTGATATTCTTCCTTTATACAGGCTCTCCTGTGTTGACCCTTATGTCAATGAACTGGTACTATTTATCTTCTCAGGTTCAATTCAAGTCTTCACAATAGGTAGTGTCTTAATATCTTATCTCTACATTCTGTTaagtattttcaaaatgaaatccaAAAATGGGAGGGTCAAAGCTTTTTCTACCTGTGCATCCCACTTTTTGTCAGTTTCATTATTCTATGGATCTCTTTTTTTCATGTACATTAGACCAAATTTGCTTGAAGAAGGGGATAAAGATATACCAGCTGCTATTTTGTTTACGGAAGTCGTTCCTTTACTTAATCCTTTTATTTATAGCCTAAGAAATAAGGAAGTAATAACTATCTTGAGAAAaattctgaagaaagaaaaatctcaaaaaagtttaaaacaaatgACGTCTACTATACATTAA